The following coding sequences lie in one Aspergillus puulaauensis MK2 DNA, chromosome 3, nearly complete sequence genomic window:
- the GAL1 gene encoding galactokinase galE (COG:G;~EggNog:ENOG410PGJ4;~InterPro:IPR013750,IPR019539,IPR006204,IPR006206, IPR036554,IPR000705,IPR019741,IPR020568,IPR014721;~PFAM:PF10509,PF08544,PF00288;~go_component: GO:0005737 - cytoplasm [Evidence IEA];~go_function: GO:0004335 - galactokinase activity [Evidence IEA];~go_function: GO:0005524 - ATP binding [Evidence IEA];~go_function: GO:0016301 - kinase activity [Evidence IEA];~go_function: GO:0016773 - phosphotransferase activity, alcohol group as acceptor [Evidence IEA];~go_process: GO:0006012 - galactose metabolic process [Evidence IEA];~go_process: GO:0046835 - carbohydrate phosphorylation [Evidence IEA]): MATPQELVPQTESIAEVYATDDASARTATPEHLKRFNSLVSQFNKVYSHRPDFVARSPGRVNIIGEHIDYNLYDVLPTAVSVDVIIAVKVVPSAGSESTVKIANVVPDKFPSREFTVPKDTDVEIDPKKHEWVNYFKAGLVGALKVLRKSGSFAPASMEVLVDGNVPPGGGISSSAAFVCSSALAVMKANNHDVSKQDLLDLAVVSERAVGVYSGGMDQAASIFSRRGYLLYTQFFPNFSAQHVPIPRAAEEITFLMAQSFVTSNKAETAPRHYNLRVAECTLAAVVLAKANGIHLPKDNSSLGYSLRNFHNELMRKEGRLGDPLEYQIDSVIQATLDLLTQEQGYTREEIAQLLSISVPELESTYLSSFPVQAERFLLRQRALHCFREARRVLDFKACLANHSTLDDKRIRYLGQLLNESQDSCREVYECSAPQVDEICAIARKAGTWGSRLTGAGWGGCTVHMLPQSKVEAVTKALKDGYYLKHFPDISEEKLKEAMVISKPSNGSFMITGAAISEVDV; this comes from the exons ATGGCCACCCCGCAGGAACTTGTCCCCCAAACCGAATCTATCGCTGAGGTCTATGCCACCGACGATGCGTCTGCTAGAACTGCCACTCCAGAGCACCTGAAGCGCTTCAACAGCTTGGTCTCCCAGTTCAACAAGGTCTACAGCCACCGGCCCGATTTTGTCGCGCGAAGCCCTGGTCGCGTGAATATTATTGGAGAGCACATCGACTACAACCTATACGACGTCCTTCCTACAGCCGTGAGTGTCGACGTGATTATTGCCGTCAAGGTCGTCCCTTCTGCTGGCTCAGAATCCACCGTAAAAATCGCCAATGTTGTGCCGGACAAGTTCCCGTCTCGGGAGTTCACTGTACCCAAGGACACGGACGTGGAAATCGACCCCAAGAAGCATGAGTGGGTGAATTACTTCAAGGCTGGACTTGTCGGCGCGCTCAAGGTTCTGCGCAAGAGTGGTTCCTTTGCTCCAGCTAGTATGGAGGTACTTGTGGACGGAAATGTGCctcctggtggtggtatcTCCAGCAGCGCGGCTTTCGTCTGCTCTAGTGCGCTCGCTGTTATGAAGGCCAACAACCACGATGTGTCCAAGCAGGATTTGCTTGATCTAGCCGTCGTCTCTGAGCGTGCCGTCGGTGTATACTCCGGAGG CATGGACCAGGCTGCTTCCATCTTCTCTCGCCGCGGATACCTCCTCTACACCCAGTTTTTCCCCAACTTCTCCGCACAGCACGTCCCAATCCCCAGGGCCGCCGAAGAAATCACTTTCCTCATGGCCCAGAGTTTCGTCACCTCCAACAAAGCAGAGACAGCCCCCCGCCACTACAACCTCCGCGTTGCAGAATGTACACTGGCCGCCGTCGTTCTCGCCAAAGCTAACGGCATCCACCTGCCCAAGGACAACAGCTCCCTCGGGTACAGCCTCCGCAACTTCCATAACGAGCTCATGCGAAAAGAAGGCCGCCTCGGCGACCCCCTCGAGTACCAAATCGACTCTGTAATCCAGGCTACTCTCgacctcctcacccaggAACAGGGCTACACACGCGAGGAAATCGCACAACTGCTATCCATATCCGTCCCCGAGCTCGAATCCACATACCTCTCGTCCTTCCCCGTCCAAGCAGAgcgcttccttctccgccagcGCGCCCTACACTGCTTTAGGGAAGCCCGCCGTGTCTTAGACTTCAAGGCCTGCCTCGCAAACCACTCAACACTAGACGACAAGCGCATCCGCTACCTCGGACAACTTCTCAACGAGTCGCAGGACTCGTGTCGTGAGGTTTACGAGTGTTCTGCTCCCCAGGTTGATGAGATCTGCGCCATTGCGCGCAAGGCAGGAACATGGGGAAGTCGGTTGACAGGAGCCGGGTGGGGAGGATGTACCGTTCATATGCTGCCTCAGTCAAAGGTTGAGGCTGTAACGAAGGCACTGAAGGACGGCTACTATCTGAAGCATTTCCCTGATATCAGtgaggagaagttgaaggagGCGATGGTTATTTCCAAGCCATCTAACGGGTCATTTAT GATTACGGGAGCCGCGATTTCAGAGGTTGATGTTTGA
- the ILV2_1 gene encoding acetolactate synthase catalytic subunit (COG:E;~EggNog:ENOG410PFW3;~InterPro:IPR012846,IPR012001,IPR012000,IPR011766, IPR029061,IPR039368,IPR029035,IPR000399;~PFAM:PF02775,PF02776,PF00205;~go_function: GO:0000287 - magnesium ion binding [Evidence IEA];~go_function: GO:0003824 - catalytic activity [Evidence IEA];~go_function: GO:0003984 - acetolactate synthase activity [Evidence IEA];~go_function: GO:0030976 - thiamine pyrophosphate binding [Evidence IEA];~go_function: GO:0050660 - flavin adenine dinucleotide binding [Evidence IEA];~go_process: GO:0009082 - branched-chain amino acid biosynthetic process [Evidence IEA]), which translates to MMPLRPSKSALRTLHYQRYLASGRRTFASSAVTTPHRFSTQKRDQSTATATASTTRPQPSPAFNQEPSRNEVSPLQNRQVAELDDSFVGLSGGEIFHEMMLRLGVKHVFGYPGGAILPVFDAIYNSKHFDFVLPRHEQGAGHMAEGYARASGNPGVVLVTSGPGATNVITPMQDALSDGTPMVVFCGQVVTSSIGTDSFQEADVVGISRACTKWNVMVKSVAELPRRIQEAFEIATSGRPGPVLVDLPKDITAGILRKPIPMQSTLPSRPSAATMAAKELSEKQLQGTISRVARLLNVSKKPVLYVGQGILAHPDGPKLLKELSDKANIPVTTTLQGLGGFDETDPKALHMLGMHGSAYANLAMQEADLIIAIGARFDDRVTGSIAKFAPQAKLAASENRGGIVHFEIMPKNINKVVQANEAVEGDCAENIRHLLPLVHAVPERPEWFAQINDWKSRFPLSLYEKQTPEGAIKPQALIEKLSDLTAHMKDRTIITTGVGQHQMWAAQHFRWRRPRSMITSGGLGTMGYGLPAAIGAKVARPDCLVIDIDGDASFNMTLTELTTAAQFNIGIKVLLLNNEEQGMVTQWQNLFYEDRYSHTHQKNPDFVRLAESMGVAADRCASPADVEAKLKWLIESDGPALLEVFTDKKVPVLPMVPGGSGLHEFLVFDEAKDRERRALMKKRNPNGV; encoded by the exons ATGATGCCTCTAAGACCATCAAAAAGTGCCCTGCGCACTCTTCACTACCAGAGATATCTTGcctctggaagaagaacatttGCTTCTTCTGCGGTCACGACGCCCCACCGCTTTTCGACTCAGAAGCGCGATCAGAGTACAGCTACGGCTACTGCCTC AACTACTCGACCTCAACCCAGCCCTGCCTTCAACCAAGAACCTAGCCGCAATGAGGTTTCACCTCTTCAAAATCGACAGGTTGCCGAGCTCGACGACTC ATTCGTCGGACTTAGCGGTGGTGAGATTTTTCACGAAATGATGCTTAGACTGGGAGTAAAGCATGTTT TTGGTTACCCAGGAGGTGCCATTCTTCCCGTCTTTGACGCAATTTACAACTCCAAGCACTTCGACTTCGTCCTCCCTCGACATGAACAGGGTGCCGGCCACATGGCGGAGGGTTATGCTCGAGCTTCCGGAAACCCTGGAGTCGTCCTTGTCACTTCTGGCCCCGGTGCTACCAACGTCATTACCCCCATGCAGGACGCCCTATCTGATGGTACCCCGATGGTTGTCTTCTGCGGTCAGGTCGTTACGAGCTCCATTGGTACCGACTCTTTCCAGGAAGCTGATGTCGTTGGCATTTCTCGGGCCTGCACCAAATGGAACGTTATGGTCAAGTCTGTCGCCGAACTCCCCCGTCGTATCCAAGAGGCCTTCGAAATTGCAACCAGTGGCCGCCCTGGTcccgtcctcgtcgaccttcCTAAAGATATCACCGCTGGTATTCTTCGTAAACCCATCCCAATGCAGAGCACCCTTCCGTCTCGCCCAAGCGCTGCCACTATGGCAGCCAAGGAATTGAGCGAGAAGCAACTCCAAGGCACCATCAGCCGCGTGGCTCGTCTCCTCAACGTTTCCAAGAAGCCCGTTCTTTACGTCGGTCAGGGTATTCTTGCTCATCCTGACGGCCCCAAGCTTCTGAAGGAGCTCTCCGACAAGGCCAACATTCCCGTTACCACCACCCTGCAGGGTCTAGGTGGTTTTGATGAGACGGACCCCAAGGCGCTGCACATGCTTGGTATGCACGGCTCCGCCTATGCCAACTTGGCCATGCAGGAAGCCGACTTGATCATAGCCATTGGTGCCCGATTTGACGACCGTGTGACTGGCAGCATTGCCAAATTTGCTCCCCAGGCCAAGCTCGCTGCCTCGGAGAACCGTGGTGGTATCGTCCACTTTGAGATCATGCCCAAGAACATCAACAAGGTGGTTCAGGCCAACGAAGCTGTTGAGGGTGACTGCGCGGAGAATATCCGTCACCTTCTGCCTCTTGTCCACGCTGTTCCCGAGCGTCCAGAGTGGTTTGCCCAGATCAACGACTGGAAGTCTCGGTTCCCTCTCTCGCTCTACGAGAAACAGACCCCTGAGGGCGCCATCAAGCCCCAGGCTCTGATTGAAAAGCTCAGCGATTTGACTGCTCATATGAAGGACCGTACCATAATCACCACTGGTGTTGGTCAGCACCAAATGTGGGCCGCCCAGCACTTCCGCTGGCGTCGACCTCGCTCCATGATCACCTCCGGTGGTCTTGGTACTATGGGTTACGGTCTTCCCGCTGCCATTGGCGCCAAGGTTGCCCGTCCCGACTGCCTTGTTATTGACATTGACGGCGATGCCTCCTTCAACATGACCCTCACCGAACTCACCACTGCGGCCCAGTTCAATATCGGCATCAAGGTTCTCCTCTTGAACAACGAAGAGCAGGGCATGGTTACCCAATGGCAAAACCTTTTCTACGAAGACCGCTACTCTCACACACATCAGAAGAACCCTGACTTTGTGCGCCTTGCTGAATCTATGGGTGTTGCTGCCGACCGTTGTGCCTCACCTGCAGATGTGGAGGCCAAGCTGAAGTGGCTGATTGAGAGCGATGGCCCCGCCCTGCTTGAGGTATTTACCGACAAGAA